In Mytilus trossulus isolate FHL-02 chromosome 14, PNRI_Mtr1.1.1.hap1, whole genome shotgun sequence, a genomic segment contains:
- the LOC134698100 gene encoding E3 ubiquitin-protein ligase TRIM33-like, which translates to MATVGQIHVHDVFMCPICLETLKSPKSLPCLHTFCETCIGEFILSTEQRAEQKLSNYRCPICRTVVTPNNPGDEASQWAASLPHNFKISSLMDNSKRVKRNCHLCKRRDKISEATQWCRDCMEALCEECLQFHGIMKLSAHHKIVKIEEMDTASSGVDEPNLSMISDSCPVHTSKVLEAFCFEHQELCCLLCLTLHHRKCEHVQAIEEMQNLKNVKMSMLLSEVNAIKVKVEKVMKEKNGEKEKLDISFTEIEAEANQIISTLKDKLDSLLALFIKGLNMSREESEDAFENKLKTFEKLSKYFDKLECTTKKVKEHGTLNQMFIHFEKSKIEIKSVLTGASSVLNTSSISEARLVKSAKLDQVENIDGLFELESIKTILVDHNAFVKQLFPSGSSVLSKTDPLSSFDCILLKHIKTIALKGFDVYGGVFVSDEVIVAGGIVEGFVGKIQAINILDKRIVDEYILPTLVKRLAFDFESESLFLSCYGSNMYRFKFFNAFHSEMNIEDNNQRNGGICISEGTLYVIVEETVQKTSLKNVQPFKKCFETNTSCRNLNGLEIDSKNNHLLYTSDNSEVVCTSFDGDEIFKYKNEFMEETTSVSVHLSYLYAMKLD; encoded by the coding sequence ATGGCTACGGTAGGGCAGATCCATGTACATGATGTTTTCATGTGTCCTATTTGTTTAGAAACACTAAAGTCACCGAAaagtttaccatgtttacatacCTTTTGTGAAACATGCATTGGTGAATTTATTTTATCGACTGAACAACGCGCAGAACAAAAACTTTCCAACTACCGCTGTCCTATTTGTAGGACAGTTGTTACACCCAACAACCCAGGAGACGAAGCATCACAATGGGCAGCATCACTCcctcataattttaaaatttcgtCATTAATGGATAACTCAAAGCGTGTCAAACGGAATTGTCATCTCTGTAAAAGGCGAGACAAAATTTCCGAGGCAACACAATGGTGTCGAGATTGCATGGAAGCGTTGTGTGAGGAATGCTTGCAATTCCACGGCATTATGAAGCTTTCTGCTCACCACAAAATTGTGAAGATTGAAGAAATGGACACTGCCTCTTCCGGTGTAGACGAGCCAAATCTCAGTATGATATCCGATTCGTGTCCAGTTCACACTTCAAAAGTTTTGGAAGCTTTCTGTTTTGAACATCAAGAACTTTGTTGTCTTCTTTGCCTTACTTTACATCATAGAAAATGCGAACACGTGCAAGCTATTGAAGAAATGCAAAAcctgaaaaatgtcaaaatgagcATGCTCTTGTCTGAAGTAAATGCCATAAAAGTGAAAGTTGAAAAGGTAATGAAAGAAAAGAatggtgaaaaagaaaaacttgacATTTCTTTTACCGAAATTGAAGCAGAGGCCAACCAAATTATTTCAACATTAAAAGATAAACTAGACAGTTTGCTAGCTTTGTTTATAAAGGGACTGAACATGTCTCGTGAGGAATCGGAAGACGCATTCGAGAACAAActgaaaacatttgaaaaactttcaaaatattttgataagttAGAGTGTACAACAAAAAAGGTCAAGGAGCATGGCACATTAAACCAAATGTTTatccattttgaaaaatcaaaaatcgaAATAAAGTCTGTTTTGACGGGAGCAAGTTCAGTTTTAAATACAAGTTCGATTTCTGAAGCTAGATTAGTTAAAAGTGCAAAACTAGATCAAGTTGAAAATATCGATGGTCTTTTTGAGCTCgaatcaataaaaacaattctAGTCGACCATAACGCGTTTGTCAAACAGTTATTTCCATCAGGAAGTTCTGTTCTTTCCAAAACAGATCCTCTAAGCAGTTTTGACTGTATTTTGTTAAAACACATTAAGACTATAGCTTTAAAAGGTTTTGATGTATATGGAGGCGTTTTTGTGTCAGATGAAGTAATTGTCGCTGGTGGAATAGTGGAAGGGTTTGTTGGAAAAATACAGGctataaatattttggataaacGAATTGTTGACGAATATATTTTGCCGACATTAGTTAAAAGACTTGCATTCGATTTCGAAAGCGAGTCCCTGTTTCTTTCTTGCTACGGATCAAACATGTATCGTTTCAAATTTTTCAATGCATTTCACTCTGAAATGAACATTGAAGATAACAATCAAAGAAATGGAGGCATATGTATATCTGAGGGAACATTATATGTAATAGTTGAAGAAACTGTCcaaaaaacaagccttaaaaaTGTACAACCATTTAAGAAGTGTTTTGAAACTAACACAAGTTGTCGTAACCTCAACGGACTTGAAATTGATTCTAAGAATAATCATCTGCTATACACCTCGGACAATTCTGAAGTAGTGTGTACATCGTTTGATGGagatgaaattttcaagtacaAAAATGAGTTCATGGAGGAAACAACAAGTGTATCTGTTCATTTATCATATTTGTATGCGATGAAACTGGACTAA